One Danaus plexippus chromosome 3 unlocalized genomic scaffold, MEX_DaPlex mxdp_25, whole genome shotgun sequence genomic window, TAAGGTTCTTTCCAGTTTCTCTTTCTCATTACTCGTGTTTAGATGACCCGCCCAAGATGGCGGCTGATATGTCAGGTTACTCTTTGTCAGAATCTCTGTAATTAGGCTTTCCAACTGCTGTATATGGAAAACCCTATTGATAACCTTACTTCGTAAGTTTTGCTCAGGGACAGCAGAAAATGCGTTTAAAACTTCGCGAAACCAATTGACGCAGTGAATAAGACAATCCAGAATAGCTGATATAGAACTATCAGTAAGTTCATCCCTCACGACTTCTACGTCCACTTTTGGCATAACAACAGGACAACCGATTAGTGCATAAATGTTTGTTGAATTATTATCCTTCTCTTCCAAGTTATCCAACGTCTGAACCAATTGGAACAAAGGTGACAGTATTAGTATATTTACATCTTCCTGTTCTTCCAATGTTAAGCCCGCAATATTAATGGCTATTTCATCATCTTTTTCACTTTCCGCATTGAGACAGTACTGTAGGCACAGAGTTAACTCTCCCACTGACTCATGGGGaagattatttacaatataattttgtgcCAAATCATTAGTCACAACCAATGTTATCcatttaagaaaatgtttgttGATGTGGGATGAAGATTTGATTATTTCACAGAATTCATCATAGAAAAAAGCTATCATTTTAGGAAACTCCCTGGTACTGCAGTTTATAAGTTCTATGATCTGCGCTGCCTCTCTAAGATTGCCTTCAGGGAGACAATCCACGGAgccataatttatatcttcCGGTAAACTTATATCACTGTCTTCATCAGAAGTAaatgctattaaatattttacagcaTGAATACCGGCAAGTATTCCATGATATTTAATAGTGTGGTTGGACCTTCCTAAGtactttcttattattatatgaacatCACTTCGTATTACTGAGTTATCATAGCTGTAGGCTAGACCGCATACTAAATTCATGACCGCCCTTATTTCATTCAAGGTCATGTCATCCTTCCTATCTAAAAGTGTTAACATTTGTGaactttgttgttttaatacagACATATTCTTAGCTGcaacattgtttaaaattgcCAATATATTGATGAGACTATCCTTGCAATTCAATCCAAATTGCAACAATTCTACAACTATTGTCTGACAAGAATCTTCTAGATGGTCAAACATCAGAGTATACATATGTGATGCAAAAGATTGAACCATAGAATCTGGTGTTTTTAAAAGTGAGTTTGTTAGTAATATCATGTGTTTTAGATATTCTTTGATTATTggcttatatttttcaaaggcCTTATCCAATAAATCctccttaaatatattaagttttatttgtttacgcATTGTCTTTTCCAcctgtttttgtttttcttcagATAATGagaatagaattaatataataataaaattgaatgctTCGTGATCTGAATGAACATTAcagtttgaaattaatttaatccaaGCATTTGCTATGGATTCAGAGGATACCATAGTATTACGTATGGCCTGAGCGGTTAATATTTGGCTGGATGCAATATCCTCAGGTAATGCAATGGATGATGGCCAGCTCAAGGCATTTCTTAACCCTTTTACGGCCACCATGTATGTGCTCTCAGATGACTTTCCAGGAATTAGGAGAAATTTGACAAAATTTGGAAAGTAGCTGCATTTTGCTGTTGTCTTCAGAATGTTCAAAGTTTCATTCCTCAATTCTTCATATTGATCATTAGACAGACACAAATAAGAAAGGCAGTCAAGTGTAGCGGGTATAAGCTTGTGATCCTTTTGcttcaatattttacttaattctaTAACAATTTTGTCATGTGCTTGGTCACCTATTATGTCTGGAATAGTagttattatttcaagttGCACTAACTCTTCATAAGTAACATCTAATAAGCTTATTATATTAGTAGCTATATTGTCACTATCTATCATATTATCTAAAGTGCATAAAGAtcttaaaatcattttgatcCACGGCCCACATTTTGAATCCGCGGCCAGGTCAATAGCTTTTTCGAATATAtagttgattaatttattctgtaaCAATGGTATAGTGAGAAGAATTCTAACAATACTGTCGTTTTTGCACTGAATAGACTGATCTTCTGTCGTTTTTCTGACAATattaggaaataaataatgcttGAACATTTCTAAGTCTTGACAtctttcaacaaaattatcgaAGAATTCAGATAAATTTTGGGGATAATCTGAGtgcttttgtaaaattttctttaaatttcgcGTAATAACTATTATGTCATATTTTGCTACACATCTTTCAGGGGGTTTGGCTAGATCAATTCCACTTTCTTTTAAAGtagtttcaaaataatctTCGTGAATAGTTTTTCTCCGTTTTGGAgacatttctaaaattttctttcttgtcgacaataatcttttattcattttgtaagtttattgtttacttatctgtattataattacttattaatcgAACTCCCAACTCTAAAGTAGACGTTTGAAAGGTCGGTTATGGGTAATCGGTATCTGAAGTCTCACATCTCAGTGAGCAGTGTTGCCAAGTGTTACGTATTCTAGTCGTTAGATTCAACATCAAAAGTAGACAGAAATACGTTAAAAactcaatttttaaattgagcaATGATAATCAAAGATTGAATagtaaaagaaatgttttgttactttatcaaaataatgccAACCTTGAAACGGCTATATATCCGTGCTATttccgttttttttaatattgcataGGGTTTTGTCCAAAGTACTATCATGGCAGAGAAAACTTTCTAAGCACTTGGATTTAATCTGTCTCTTTCacatagtataattttattttatttatatcgggTACCAAAACTTTCACTGATTTTGTACCTTGTCTTAAACGTATGATATTTAAACTGAAAGAAATCTACTGTCTGGTCTGTcagaattgttttatattttataatagcaatTATCGAATGACATAAGTCATAAGTTATCGggcaatatatacatatattgtagaaaaaaaatgtattggaaGTGGTGAAGATTTCAGTAACTCGTTTTTAATACCACAATACTTGTAACTTAAGCAATTGTGTTTCACTTTTCGTCCtgttaaaatgaatttgaatATATCGAATgcagcaaaatatatttggaaaacACAAACTATTCCCGGATTTGGGGTTAAGTATTGACTAAATAGcgatattaattacatcaaaaaaatcttatttcatgaaattttgattgctatgattaaattaaagtaattgagTCGTTAATAGTTACGtctttatttcatgaaaatgaAAGTGtagaaaaatcttataaaatattttacctctAGTTCCAGCAAGTTAGAAACAAATGGGCGAATTGGTTGATGATCAGAGATGTAAAACGTCGTCGTATGAGCGCTGAAAATTTTCTAGAGAGATCCAGAATTAATGCTCTAAGGAAGAATGATGTTCTACCAATTGAAATACGGGAACTGGCTGATAAGgagattaataaatttgagcTCAACGCCACTCCCATGAGAATAAATAACAGATGTGTTATTACATCAAGGTATATTTGGAATTTTAGAAGAGTTTTACATTTCAGAACagttaaaatctataaaaaaatatgttagaatGAATGTAATTGCTAATAAGAGacatttgtttcattataaatagaaatctttatattagCTTAGTGAAATGGTATATGAGagctaaattatttttatattcttacagACCCCGTGGTATAGTGAAGGAATGGAGAATGAGTCGTATTGTATGGAGACATCTCGCTGACTACAATAAACTGTCAGGGGTTCAAAGAGCTATGTGGggttaaattaacattacgTAGAacgtttgaatataatttttaattattagctatgtattatatatatattagataaatgatttgtaaatatacatatgttggttttatttacaatattaagaataacatTACCAAGTTACATTTAGAACTACTAAGAAAAGGTTGGTTGAACAAAGttcttatagaaataaattgttatcaacagataatacataaatataaccacatttttttacctttaattatgtgaaagaaatattaatttttaaattgatttaaaaagagGTTAAGTTACTAATTCGAGTTCGTTGTCTGTTCaacatattttagaaataattgtgatttcaataatttaacatataattaaggtagttattttatctattcaaATACTGTTTTCTATAAGAATAATTCTCGCCATAATAACTAGGCTATTATcttcattgtttatattaaaataaaatatataggggTGCAACATTTCAAGACTtcagagtaaaaaaaattatgtgaatTAACAGTCATTTACAGTGAGTTAGtgttttttgtcatataatatatataaaaaataaatattttccaacatTCACCAACATGGTCAATAATTATGGACAATAAGAACACATTagctgtataataaaatacatttttctgtttttatatgttttttattaagtttcccTTACAACTAAAGGAGCTTTATAAAGCTTACTATGGAATACCAAAGCTTGTTAAAAGCTTTTTAGTCAAAGAGACCTGGAACAagagaaattatattagaattgTGTATCATTATCAGGTTCGTCGGCTGAATAGTGAGATCGAATCAGTAATAAAGTCTTCAATCATGGGATTTCTGAAGCTAATACATTAGATCAAGCATCATTTTAATACTTCCTAAGATGTtccagtaatattatatttagatataaattaaatagtataaaagtacattttaaCATGTATAATTTGtgataattcatattttggaCATCTTTAGGACATTTACACACTGTAATGTAAATAgtcatttaattaacttacCGAAGCCCATGTCATCGTCAGACTCTTCGGGTTCCTCTTCCTTCTTTTCCTCCTTGGCGGCTTCAGCGGCAGGCGCAGCAGCAGCTGAGGCTGCGGCTGGCGCTCCACCGGCCGGGGCAGCACCGACACCGGAACCGATGTTAGTGATCAGGTCACGAACGTTCACACCCTCCAAAGCCTTGGCGAACAAACCTGGCCAGTATGGCTCGATGTCAACGTTAGCCGCCTTCAAGATGGTTGAGATTTTCTCACCCtgtttaaaattgattatataaatagagcGATATATAAGCTCGGAGTTTAATTAGAAAAGCTATTTCTGTTTTAGTTTCAAGTATAGTTAAAACATCACAAGGATGTGAGCGGATAACATTATGATAACCTCAAtacattgtaattaaaaacattgttaaaataagGTAAACTCACGGTAACTGCGACATCGTCGTCAACGAGGATGAGAGCAGAGTATACACAAGCTAATTCAGCCTTTGATGCcatttttgttgatatttaGTGCAAGTCGCCAAGTGGCCTTAGCTCCGAGAGAACAAGCACGTTTGACTTCTAAAATTAAAGAGAATGATGCCAACAACTGACATACAAACTTGACGGTGTCAGTTGTGACTTTGGTGTCAATgtcaaatacaaattttttctCCTTAGATCCATAGGTTTTCGCGCGTGTTTTTTGTGTCAGGtaaaacttcataaaaaattatgataagccaaataatgatatattataattgttttaagttttagttgttatacactgtctttaaatagaaatatagaaGCCTATTTTTCAGGGGTAAGAgtgatgaaaaaatttttgaaaacgggatatgtatatataataaataaataaaaaaaataacagaactCAGTTTTATTAGATACATTTAGATTTCATTAAGACAacagtaaataatatgttgaacaacatttttacaacataaattatttgacttaCTTATCCAACAAGATTATTAGTCTGTAATAAAATGAGGCAAATGAGacgacattaattttataaaataaggttattaatttaaaaaaacaaacaaattttattttatttaggttttgattaaaactgctttcaaattaattaaaatattattaattggtattattttgatataaaaatatctgttggaataatttattagtgatgtatacattaatttgattttgctcaaatattaaaacaataaagataattaatacatagaaattgtcgatgaatattttacaaagttGCATAAGCTcacattattcaaattatatttacagacGATCTAAAATTCAACTACCGAAAGAATAATTTACGTGCCAACATAAATTTAgcagaaacaatatttttataaaaaacaaagtgcACTTAATATAAGTCTTTGGAATGATTTAGAGATCCCAAGAAAATAAGTGATGTTTGACAAGCATGTCCCTGACTCCTTCCTTTAATGGCTGATTCTGAGTATCCTTTTTCAAAGGAAGTTCCCAATcaggatttaaattaaaaccgaACTGAGAAAGTATCCTCAGctcacattttatttgaacccATCCCGGGGAATTAATAAATGACCATGGGTGGTACCATTTTTGCACAACATCAACACAGGAACACAGAACCTCTAGCCACAGATGCAAAGCTTCTTCATTTAAACCCATGCATATTAATGTACGCAATTTAACGTCCATCTGAGCGTGGGCGTTGTCGTGTGACAAATTGATAGCTTGTACACATCTATAAAGCAACTCTTCTGGAGTAAGTACCTTACCATCTTCATCTAAACGATATGTTTTGCATAACACTAATCTACTATACACAGAATTGAAATCTTTCTCAACCTCTCTAGATGAGGCTTCTTCAATAAACAACCATGGATGGCAGGGCCCATCCAGAAAGCTTGGTTTCTTGATGCCATGTAACAATACCcttttaaatgcaggtgctaGAACTCCTCGGACAAGATGTGCTGCCTTCTCAGTAACTGAATCATCACCAGCTCTACTGTATTTTACACCCTTTTCATCTAATAGTTTAACAAATCTAGCAGGAAACCAGCCTCTGAGTCCATTTAATTCTCCGATCCAACAGTGTTCATCTCTTGAACTTATAACTTCTATTACATCATTTTTTCTAAACCCAAGCTCATCTCCGTCTCGTCTCTCAAAATCCAAAAGAGCCTTGGCACGTCGCCTTTTACTTCTAGAGACATTAACATATCTTTCTCTATCAGCCGCATGACTTTGCATAGTGTAGTCAGCAGTTAGAAGAATTTCCGATTGCAACTGGGGTTCCAGGGCAAGAAAATGTCGAGCAACTTGTAAGATAGCTTCTCTGAGATCCACCAAAATTTCGGTTTGTTTGACATTTTTAGAAACTGCATCTTCATTGTTAGTGTCATctccaaataaaattgtttgaataaCAGATTTGCTACGTTTAATCTGCCGTCTTTGGAGTTGCTGTTTGGGCAAGTTAGGCACAGCATTGGGATTTCCTACTAGCGCTCCTTGATCCGCCATCAAATAGGCCAAGTGTCGCCGTCTGTGGGTCTCAATGAGAGCCGGACTTAAAGTATCCCCACAAACATCatcaatagttttaattagcaCATCAACATCATCAATTTCACCAGGAATGTCCGACAATGCATTAAATATCTGAGCTGAATTCGATATTTCTGTGAATCTGTTCTCTTTTATCTTCAACATTGCTAAAGTGACTTTGAACAGTACAATGGAACCATCTAAAAAGAATAGGTCCCAAATtctaagtaaaattttcatgtGCACAACATTAGCATACAACGTGAGAAACCAGTGCATTGTTATGAGAGAGAGCTCAATGTCATGTGCATTTAAAACTTGTTCTATACCAGGCAAGTAAGTTGATATGAGACTTCTTAAGACTTTTTGATCCGCCTGTATACCGATTAATGTTGAAGAGTAGTATGATGCGGGCAGCAAATCCTCAACTGTGGTACACATGATCCAAAATGCCTCTTCTTCTTCCATAAGCAGGAGAAGTGAAGCAGCTATCATTCCTGTACCTTGGCAGTATCCAATATCAGGATATAGCCATGCTAATGCTCTGAGAATACGACGGAGTCTTGGCACTCCTGTGCTAGTTGGATgtgaaaaacaaacattatttggTAATATTTGAACTAAATCTTTTTCAATCTGCTTGCTAGTAACCAACCCATCATCACTTGAGGCTCTGACAATTTCATGATAAGTAATTTCAGTTGTTGCTCTCTTCTTACTGGCTCCACATAAGTGCATCCATACTTGCGGCCTTAAGGAATGCGGCACACCATCTTTTACCATACTTTGaagtttttctgttttttcCAACTTGTTTTCAGAAAAGTTTATTTCTTTGCTGTAAAATTCCCACTGAAGACGATGTTGATCATcctcaatgaaaatattagctAGCAGTTTATTAGAACTCTGTTCAGGGCCGTCTTCTTCATCTACACAAAAACCGAATTCATCGAATCGATAATCTGGTAACCCGCCTCCGTGGCCTTCTGATTCTGGTTGTGCCAATTTTGCCATTATATCCTGAGGTACCATGCTAGGTGTAAGCGCTGAAAAAGGACCCCCAGGTGCTGGCAGAAGCTCGTCAGCTACATTCATGCCACGGATAGAATCAATTACATCTTCTGGGTCGTCATCTGCTAAAGCTGCACTAATTTTACGTTCGTGTTCCTCACGCCCGACGTAACCGTCGTGATCGCGGGAACTGAATAAAGATTTAGCCAGATCCATCTCTCATTGatgtttaattaatcatttacGGTCAAATTAATACACTAAAAAATATCCCCATTCTTCATTGATACAAAACACTTTCACAAACGTCAGCTATCATAGAGTACAAGtacctaaataataaacattataataatattatagtggTAACTTTACTTTCACTACGTATATTCTATATCAGGgtcattcttaaaaatattaaaagaaactaattatgatattaactttaatactctaacatatgaatttaaatataagaatatatctattttattgatCTGTGTTACATGTTTATCTATGGTTCTATATATGTcactttaattacaattggACATATACCTATGTTTTGGACACCGAAAATACGCATTTATGtactaaaataaagtaaaagtttgtgtttgttataaatgcttaaataagtttaaaataaatatgattgtgAGTAATTTACTACTCCACCTATGTTACCGAATCCATACCGCATATACGAATAATCGtgcttgaatattttttgtttatgtatgaAATGGTCGCATTTAGATAGTTTATCAGACAATTGAAAGGTGAGTTAAGAGtggttaatgttataaaacacgatatagatattatacacacaaaaaaatcacataaatatcgtgtctgttttaataatgttctggctaataattttgtataaaataggatggctgtaaaaaaatgttgtgtaGAAAACTGTAATTCATCTTCAACAAGACCAGAAGACATTGGTGTTACATACCACAAGTTCCCTAAAGATAAGACATTACGTGATTTATGGTCGTTGGTAACGCACTACAAACAAACTAACATAGACTCTACGACATACGTGTGCTCGCGTCACTTTTGCAAAATCGATTTTCAAATTTACGAGGACTCAAAATACATTCTTAGATCAGGTATATCTATTGAAGTTTGTAGTGCTAACGAttcataataaacataaatgttcAAGCTGAATATTGGTTTCTTTGCATTTAGTTTGCTTGCTACATTGCACCATCTTTTATGCTTCACAAGTATTGAAGTTAGtttcaaaatatctataatcataagcatgtttataaataagtaaatgttCTGTTTAGTGCTTGTGGTGGTTACATTATGAAAACTattctttacatttatttatggcaatacattttaattctattgcTTAGcctgtattttatgttattataaggGAATGAATTGAATCTATAAGACATTAAATGTTATCatcatgttaaataaaaatccttgtaattaatttcacattaTTGTGGGGAGATTGAAAATGAGTAAGTTAATGTTGATTCAATAAGGTTCTTGGTAAATGTTGTTgttggtaaattatttatatatctatattgtaatttgaattttctgttgCAGATTCCATTCCCTCTATATTTTCATGGATCCAAAGAGATACAGATACAAAGATACAGCAATTAGAATCTAATATGGATGAACCTAATATTTCTGGGGCAGCATCCCCTGTAAATGAAAGCTCAGATGGAGGTGCTGCAAACCTGAACACCTCATCCAGCAGTAAAGAATCCGAAGGTGAAAATGTTGAAGCTATTATGAAATTCATTGAAGAACAAGAAcaggaaataaaaaagcaacAGAATGAGAGCCAATCTGAAAAGATTGCAAGCGATCAAAATGTGCCGCTAACCCATAATGACAATATTGACAATAATGACAATAATCAAGTGTTCAGTGACATAGCGGAGCCTATGGTGATAGCGACGAGTGTTATGGACATGATTCTCAGTGAATCAGAAGCTAAAATAGACacaaggaaaaatattaaaccaatACCACAGAAACTGAGTAAAAATGATAAAggtatgatagttttaataacaGGAAACTAACAGAATGCATGACATGATGTCGTCGACGCGACGGCAATAGCGCGTAAGAGCAACTTGCAATACCGATCTGAGTGTCTATTGGCACCTAAATGACCTCTGAGTGTCTATTGGCTCCTAATGGAACTCACGCCATTTAAATTAGCCAATAAGGAACGTCCATTTTGCCGTTATAGCTAAAGTTTAGT contains:
- the LOC116779146 gene encoding Fanconi anemia group D2 protein, which gives rise to MNKRLLSTRKKILEMSPKRRKTIHEDYFETTLKESGIDLAKPPERCVAKYDIIVITRNLKKILQKHSDYPQNLSEFFDNFVERCQDLEMFKHYLFPNIVRKTTEDQSIQCKNDSIVRILLTIPLLQNKLINYIFEKAIDLAADSKCGPWIKMILRSLCTLDNMIDSDNIATNIISLLDVTYEELVQLEIITTIPDIIGDQAHDKIVIELSKILKQKDHKLIPATLDCLSYLCLSNDQYEELRNETLNILKTTAKCSYFPNFVKFLLIPGKSSESTYMVAVKGLRNALSWPSSIALPEDIASSQILTAQAIRNTMVSSESIANAWIKLISNCNVHSDHEAFNFIIILILFSLSEEKQKQVEKTMRKQIKLNIFKEDLLDKAFEKYKPIIKEYLKHMILLTNSLLKTPDSMVQSFASHMYTLMFDHLEDSCQTIVVELLQFGLNCKDSLINILAILNNVAAKNMSVLKQQSSQMLTLLDRKDDMTLNEIRAVMNLVCGLAYSYDNSVIRSDVHIIIRKYLGRSNHTIKYHGILAGIHAVKYLIAFTSDEDSDISLPEDINYGSVDCLPEGNLREAAQIIELINCSTREFPKMIAFFYDEFCEIIKSSSHINKHFLKWITLVVTNDLAQNYIVNNLPHESVGELTLCLQYCLNAESEKDDEIAINIAGLTLEEQEDVNILILSPLFQLVQTLDNLEEKDNNSTNIYALIGCPVVMPKVDVEVVRDELTDSSISAILDCLIHCVNWFREVLNAFSAVPEQNLRSKVINRVFHIQQLESLITEILTKSNLTYQPPSWAGHLNTSNEKEKLERTLKKQSVAKRKKKKEGVTDESILPESCKSQATQKKTAGNSKMALTHNIQFRALDIKIIELLNEELTETDFEQALTVKIATFLLSHINKALEKTLHPKLKKNIFSNKQDTTDIYDPVKAEQFAEYVNKIMPKIVEHLTFVTSCLEARMCFNDTDQERDEDDELMYNDELFEYISLLENIFNFLKIYFKWIGFKNRNNPLLQSSLKTLAKLDDETFVTLQDLLTNIAKSLQNYKKYCVLLSTATSLIELLKTLQEHSCNRSILVILRDTAKSFLSKPWKTAEGADEKGVQLNQSIDIFGKVFFENIEIDDIKDCTLSIMNDVEALKKGRSHLNSYKSINKNNFSILFRIIGSSLHDRTKQKVNENLTNSEHLEVWESVLVTLKSMVEITKILEFRNIMVVFFKKSIPVIKLFVTYGIPILQIEFKNNPQRILGIWSVLQKSTRFLQSVCCHLKLKNDKVLMAKIPTVKELLETLIYKVKSVLASNECTEAFEMGNLKNRNIQGEIIASQETVDDVEVQDDCDDHLPDDSDSEDNDLEFGLKSASEMI
- the LOC116779136 gene encoding large ribosomal subunit protein P1; protein product: MASKAELACVYSALILVDDDVAVTGEKISTILKAANVDIEPYWPGLFAKALEGVNVRDLITNIGSGVGAAPAGGAPAAASAAAAPAAEAAKEEKKEEEPEESDDDMGFGLFD
- the LOC116766429 gene encoding small G protein signaling modulator 3 homolog; the protein is MDLAKSLFSSRDHDGYVGREEHERKISAALADDDPEDVIDSIRGMNVADELLPAPGGPFSALTPSMVPQDIMAKLAQPESEGHGGGLPDYRFDEFGFCVDEEDGPEQSSNKLLANIFIEDDQHRLQWEFYSKEINFSENKLEKTEKLQSMVKDGVPHSLRPQVWMHLCGASKKRATTEITYHEIVRASSDDGLVTSKQIEKDLVQILPNNVCFSHPTSTGVPRLRRILRALAWLYPDIGYCQGTGMIAASLLLLMEEEEAFWIMCTTVEDLLPASYYSSTLIGIQADQKVLRSLISTYLPGIEQVLNAHDIELSLITMHWFLTLYANVVHMKILLRIWDLFFLDGSIVLFKVTLAMLKIKENRFTEISNSAQIFNALSDIPGEIDDVDVLIKTIDDVCGDTLSPALIETHRRRHLAYLMADQGALVGNPNAVPNLPKQQLQRRQIKRSKSVIQTILFGDDTNNEDAVSKNVKQTEILVDLREAILQVARHFLALEPQLQSEILLTADYTMQSHAADRERYVNVSRSKRRRAKALLDFERRDGDELGFRKNDVIEVISSRDEHCWIGELNGLRGWFPARFVKLLDEKGVKYSRAGDDSVTEKAAHLVRGVLAPAFKRVLLHGIKKPSFLDGPCHPWLFIEEASSREVEKDFNSVYSRLVLCKTYRLDEDGKVLTPEELLYRCVQAINLSHDNAHAQMDVKLRTLICMGLNEEALHLWLEVLCSCVDVVQKWYHPWSFINSPGWVQIKCELRILSQFGFNLNPDWELPLKKDTQNQPLKEGVRDMLVKHHLFSWDL
- the LOC116779157 gene encoding small ribosomal subunit protein uS14m, which translates into the protein MNLNISNAAKYIWKTQTIPGFGFQQVRNKWANWLMIRDVKRRRMSAENFLERSRINALRKNDVLPIEIRELADKEINKFELNATPMRINNRCVITSRPRGIVKEWRMSRIVWRHLADYNKLSGVQRAMWG